The Pseudomonas putida nucleotide sequence GAATCAGGCGGGATTTCACGGCGGGCTTGGCAGGGAGAAGAAGCGAAGGGTCGCATTTCATCACAGTGGCCTTGTCACGGCCAGCATCCGCTGCCGGGCGAACCCGGGCAGCGGTGCCGTTGTTGCCGAATCAGTGTTGCAGGATCTTGCTGAGGAAGTGCTGGGTGCGTTCGTGGCGGGCGCTCGGGTCACCGAAGAAGGCTTCCTTCTGGCAGTCCTCGATGATGTTGCCCTTGTCCATGAAGATCACCCGGTTGGCCACTTTGCGGGCGAAGCCCATTTCGTGGGTCACGCACATCATGGTCATGCCTTCGTGGGCCAGCTCGACCATCACGTCCAGTACTTCGTTGACCATCTCCGGGTCCAGCGCCGAGGTCGGTTCGTCGAACAGCATGACGATCGGGTCCATCGACAGCGCGCGGGCAATGGCAACGCGCTGCTGCTGGCCGCCCGAAAGCTGGCCGGGGTGCTTCTTGGCATGGGCACTAAGGCCGACGCGGTCGAGCAGGGCCAGGCCCTTCTTGGTCGCTTCCGCTTCGCTGCGGCCGAGCACCTTGCGCTGGGCGATGGTCAGGTTCTCGGTGATGCTCAGGTGCGGGAACAGCTCGAAGTGCTGGAACACCATGCCCACCCGCGAACGCAGCTTGGGCAGGTTGGTCTTGGGGTCGGCAATCGAGGTGCCGTCGACCACGATGTCACCCTTCTGGAACGGCTCCAGCGCGTTGACGCACTTGATCAATGTGGATTTGCCCGAGCCTGACGGGCCGCAGACCACCA carries:
- a CDS encoding amino acid ABC transporter ATP-binding protein, which produces MISIKNVNKWYGDFQVLTDCTTEVKKGEVVVVCGPSGSGKSTLIKCVNALEPFQKGDIVVDGTSIADPKTNLPKLRSRVGMVFQHFELFPHLSITENLTIAQRKVLGRSEAEATKKGLALLDRVGLSAHAKKHPGQLSGGQQQRVAIARALSMDPIVMLFDEPTSALDPEMVNEVLDVMVELAHEGMTMMCVTHEMGFARKVANRVIFMDKGNIIEDCQKEAFFGDPSARHERTQHFLSKILQH